Proteins from a single region of Parasedimentitalea psychrophila:
- the bmt gene encoding betaine--homocysteine S-methyltransferase translates to MTNTFIDLLNSKDVLLADGATGTTLFNMGLQAGDAPELWNVDKPAKIKALYQGAVDAGSDLFLTNTFGGTTARLKLHNAQDRVFELNRIGAELGREVADKSARQIAVAGSVGPTGEIMQPVGELSHALAVEMFHEQAEGLKAGGVDVLWLETISAPEEFRAAAEAFALADMPWCGTMSFDTAGRTMMGVTSSALADLVEHIDNKPLAFGANCGTGASDILRTVLGFAAQGTERAIISKGNAGIPKYVDGHIHYDGTPALMGEYAVMARDSGAKIIGGCCGTLPDHLRAMREALDTQPRAARPTLEKIVDALGPFSSAGDGTGDDVAPVRERRGRRKS, encoded by the coding sequence ATGACCAATACCTTTATTGATTTGCTCAACAGCAAAGATGTACTGCTCGCCGATGGCGCCACCGGCACCACCCTGTTCAACATGGGCCTGCAAGCGGGTGATGCACCAGAATTGTGGAACGTGGACAAGCCCGCCAAGATCAAAGCGCTCTATCAAGGTGCGGTTGACGCAGGCAGCGACCTGTTCCTGACCAATACCTTTGGCGGCACCACCGCGCGGCTGAAACTGCATAACGCCCAGGATCGGGTGTTTGAACTGAACCGGATCGGCGCCGAGCTGGGCCGCGAAGTTGCCGACAAATCCGCCCGTCAGATTGCCGTGGCCGGCTCGGTCGGCCCAACAGGTGAGATCATGCAGCCGGTCGGCGAACTGAGCCATGCCCTGGCGGTTGAAATGTTTCACGAACAGGCCGAAGGTCTGAAAGCTGGCGGTGTTGACGTTTTGTGGCTGGAAACCATCTCAGCCCCCGAAGAATTCCGGGCCGCAGCCGAGGCCTTTGCCCTGGCCGACATGCCCTGGTGCGGCACCATGAGCTTTGACACCGCCGGTCGCACCATGATGGGCGTGACCTCATCCGCGCTGGCTGATCTGGTCGAACACATCGACAATAAGCCGCTGGCCTTTGGCGCCAACTGCGGCACCGGCGCCTCGGATATTCTGCGCACCGTCCTGGGCTTTGCCGCTCAGGGAACCGAACGTGCGATCATCTCAAAAGGGAACGCGGGTATTCCCAAATATGTTGATGGCCACATTCACTATGATGGCACGCCTGCACTGATGGGCGAATATGCGGTCATGGCCCGTGACAGCGGTGCCAAGATCATTGGTGGCTGCTGTGGCACCCTGCCCGACCACCTGCGTGCCATGCGCGAGGCGCTGGATACGCAACCGCGCGCAGCGCGCCCGACGCTGGAGAAAATTGTCGATGCCCTTGGCCCGTTTTCCTCGGCCGGCGACGGCACCGGTGACGACGTCGCCCCCGTACGCGAGCGCCGCGGACGCCGCAAAAGCTAA
- a CDS encoding DUF1476 domain-containing protein has protein sequence MTTFDEREQAFEAKFARDEEMQFKAQARCNKMLGLWAAEKMGKSGVAAETYANALVTASVEDADHEDVVRKVTADLQGHVTSDEIRQKRAALLPAAQQQILSEAS, from the coding sequence ATGACTACATTTGATGAACGTGAACAAGCGTTTGAGGCAAAATTTGCCCGCGACGAAGAGATGCAGTTCAAAGCGCAGGCGCGATGCAACAAAATGCTGGGCCTTTGGGCTGCCGAAAAAATGGGGAAATCCGGCGTTGCCGCCGAAACCTATGCCAACGCCCTGGTCACCGCCAGTGTCGAGGACGCCGACCATGAGGATGTGGTGCGCAAAGTAACGGCCGATCTTCAGGGACATGTGACCTCGGATGAGATCCGGCAAAAACGCGCGGCCCTGTTGCCCGCTGCGCAACAGCAAATCCTGTCAGAAGCCAGCTAG
- the purC gene encoding phosphoribosylaminoimidazolesuccinocarboxamide synthase has protein sequence MARRKKIYEGKAKTLYEGPEPGTLVQYFKDDATAFNAEKKATIEGKGVLNNLLSEYFMVGLGQIGVPTHFIKRLNMREQLIRSCEIVPLEVIVRNYAAGSLSKRLGIDEGTQLPRPIVEFCYKDDALGDPLVSEEHIAAFGWASQQDMDDILSMTLRVNDFMSGVMLAVGIRLIDFKIEFGRVYEGDFQRLVVADEISPDSCRLWDIETGRKLDKDVFRRDLGSLTDAYSEVARRLGLMPNTPPKSGKPTLVN, from the coding sequence ATGGCGCGTCGCAAAAAAATATACGAAGGCAAGGCCAAAACTCTGTATGAAGGCCCCGAGCCGGGAACTCTGGTGCAGTATTTCAAAGACGATGCCACTGCTTTCAACGCCGAGAAAAAAGCCACTATCGAAGGCAAGGGCGTTCTGAACAACCTGCTCAGCGAATATTTCATGGTCGGGCTGGGGCAAATCGGCGTTCCAACCCATTTTATCAAACGTTTGAATATGCGTGAGCAGTTGATCCGCTCTTGTGAGATTGTGCCGCTGGAAGTGATCGTGCGCAATTATGCCGCTGGCAGCCTGTCAAAACGGCTGGGCATCGACGAAGGCACCCAGTTGCCGCGTCCGATTGTCGAGTTCTGTTACAAGGATGACGCCCTGGGCGATCCTTTGGTCAGCGAAGAGCATATTGCGGCCTTTGGCTGGGCCAGTCAGCAGGATATGGATGATATCCTGAGCATGACCCTGCGGGTCAATGATTTCATGTCCGGTGTGATGCTGGCTGTTGGCATTCGCCTGATCGATTTCAAGATTGAGTTCGGCCGGGTTTATGAGGGTGACTTTCAGCGCTTGGTTGTGGCTGATGAAATCAGCCCTGACAGCTGCCGTTTGTGGGACATCGAGACCGGTCGGAAGCTCGACAAGGATGTGTTCCGCCGTGATCTTGGCAGCCTGACGGATGCCTATTCGGAAGTGGCGCGGCGATTGGGTTTGATGCCGAACACGCCGCCCAAATCCGGCAAGCCGACACTGGTCAACTAA
- the purS gene encoding phosphoribosylformylglycinamidine synthase subunit PurS, which translates to MKARVHVMLKEGVLDPQGEAVRHALGAMGFDKVTGVRQGKVIDLTLAADSSEADVTDMCEKLLANTVIESYSIELL; encoded by the coding sequence ATGAAGGCACGTGTGCATGTGATGCTGAAAGAGGGAGTTCTGGATCCGCAGGGGGAGGCCGTGCGCCATGCCCTGGGGGCGATGGGCTTTGACAAGGTGACCGGCGTGCGTCAGGGCAAGGTGATTGATCTGACCCTGGCTGCGGACTCGAGCGAGGCAGATGTGACGGACATGTGTGAAAAGCTGCTGGCCAATACGGTGATCGAATCCTACAGCATCGAGTTGCTGTGA
- the purQ gene encoding phosphoribosylformylglycinamidine synthase subunit PurQ, protein MKAAVVVFPGSNCDRDLAVAFERAGFEVAMVWHKESALPAGVDIVGVPGGFSYGDYLRCGAIAAQSPICKAVVEHANRGGYVIGICNGFQVLTETGVLPGALLRNAGLKYICRSVDLKVTTADSVFTEGYCAGDVISVPIAHHDGNYFADAETIAKLQGEDRIAFTYCDNPNGAMADIAGILSQNRRVLGMMPHPERAADAAHGGTDGVAVFRALAGIVATA, encoded by the coding sequence ATGAAGGCGGCGGTTGTTGTGTTCCCCGGCTCGAACTGCGATCGCGATCTGGCGGTTGCCTTTGAGCGCGCCGGTTTTGAGGTGGCGATGGTCTGGCACAAGGAGAGCGCGCTTCCCGCAGGGGTAGATATCGTTGGTGTGCCGGGTGGGTTTTCCTATGGCGACTATCTGCGCTGTGGCGCGATTGCGGCGCAGTCTCCGATTTGCAAGGCCGTGGTGGAACATGCAAATCGCGGTGGCTATGTGATCGGCATCTGCAACGGTTTTCAGGTGTTAACTGAGACCGGTGTTCTGCCCGGTGCATTGCTGCGCAATGCGGGGCTGAAATATATCTGCCGCAGCGTTGATTTGAAGGTCACAACTGCCGACAGCGTCTTCACCGAAGGCTATTGTGCCGGGGATGTGATCAGCGTGCCCATTGCCCATCATGACGGCAATTACTTTGCCGATGCGGAAACCATTGCGAAGCTGCAGGGCGAGGATCGGATTGCCTTTACCTATTGCGATAACCCCAATGGCGCGATGGCCGATATCGCGGGTATCTTGTCGCAGAACCGCCGGGTTCTGGGGATGATGCCGCACCCTGAACGGGCCGCAGATGCAGCCCACGGTGGCACCGATGGGGTGGCAGTGTTCCGCGCATTGGCGGGTATCGTTGCTACGGCGTGA